In Candidatus Polarisedimenticolaceae bacterium, the genomic window TGACGAAGGCCGGTGTGGACGTCGGCGCCCTGCGTCGTTCCCTCGGCGGGCCGCCCGCGGCGGAGCCTCAGGAGAAGCGCGAGATCCCGTTCGACGATGCCGTGAAGAAGGTGCTCGCGCTCGCGGGCGAAGCCGCCGGCACCCCGGGAGAGGCGACGATCCAATCCGCGCACCTGCTCCAGGGACTGCTTCTCGTCGAGCAGGAATCGGGCGGAGGACCTCTCATCGCCCATGGGGCGACGTTGGACGCGTTGAGATCGAAGTAAACTCCGCCCCTCATGCCGACGACGATCGACGCAGAGCGCCCCGACACCGACGACGCGAAGGCGCTGATCGTCGAGCTGGACGCGCACCTCGATGTGCTCTACCCGAAGGAGAGCCGCCACGGGTACAGCGTCGACAAGCTCCTCAAGCAGAACGTCGCCTTCTTCGTCGTGCGGCACGACGGGACGCCCGCGGCGTGCGGCGGCATCGAGCTCGTTGGAAGCGAGTACGGCGAGGTCAAGCGGATGTACGTGCGCCCGGCGTACCGGGGCCTCGGCCTCGGGAAGCTCGTGCTCGAGCGTCTCGGAGAGCACGCCGTGTCCCGCGGGATCGCGCTCCTGCGTCTCGAGACCGGCATCCATCAGCGCGCGGCGATCCGCCTCTACGAGGGCGCAGGATTCACGGAGATCGGTCCGTTTCCTCCGTACGTGCCGGATCCCCTGAGTCGCTTTTACGAGAAGAGGATCGACGCGTGAAATCCAAGACGATCGACGAGTACCTCGCGGACGTCGAGCCGGAGAAGCGCCGCGCGCTCGGGGCTCTCCGCAAGACGATCAAGAAGCTCTACCCCGGCGTCGAGGAGTGCATCAGCTACGGGATTCCCGCATTCCGCTTGAACGGCAAGCTCCTCGTTTGGTTCGGCGCCGGTGCGCACCACTGTGCCCTCTATCCCGGCGGCGTCGTCGAGACGATGAATGACGAGCTCCGGGGCTACGAGACGAGCAAGGGCACAGTGCGCTTTCCGCCGGGAAAGCCGCTCCCGGCCGTTCTCGTCAAGAAGCTCATCGATGCCCGCCTGGCTCGCGGGGGCGTCCGGAAAAAAGCTACGGGCCGCGCTCGCGCTTCCTCGCGCGGCGGCCGACGCTGACCTCTCCGCGTCCCTCGCGCCGTGGGCGCGCGCATGGGCTAGGATCGTTTCCCTCGGAGGGTACGTCCATGCACACCGTCGGCGTGATCGGCTCGGCGAGCGTCGGTCAGACGTTGGCCGCGGGATTCAAGAAGCACGGCTACGAGGTCAGGATCGGGAGCCGCGACCCGTCGAAGCTCGCGGAGTTCTCAGCGAAGAGCGAGATCCCCGCGGGGACGTTCGGCGAAGTCGCCGCGTGGGCCGACACGATCGTCCTCGCGGTCAAAGGGTCGGTCGCGGAGTCGGCGCTCGGCGAGGCGGGCGCCGCCGCGCTCGCCGGCAAGGTTGTCATCGACACGACGAACCCGATCGCCGAGGGCCCGCCGGTCGACGGCGTGCTCCAGTACTTCACCGGCCCGAACGAGTCGCTCATGGAGCGGCTGCAGGCCGCGCACCCGAAGGCGCGGTTCGTCAAGGCGTTCAACAGCGTCGGCAACGGTCGGATGGTGAATCCGTCCTACCGCGGAGGGAAGCCGACGATGTTCTACTGCGGCAACGACGATGCCGCGAAGGCGGACGTGAAGACCGTGCTCGAGCAGTTCGGCTGGGAGCCCGCCGACATGGGCCGCGCCGCAGCCGCACGCGCCATCGAGCCGCTCTGTCAACTCTGGTGCATCCCCGCCTTCTTGCGGGGCTCCAGGACACACGCTTTCAAGGTGTTGTGGGAGTAGCGCGCCAAGTAACCGGCCGCCTCTACTTCGCGGCTTCCTTGACGATCTCGTAGAGGATTTCGGCGCCGTCCCTCACGTTGTCGAGGGAGACGCGCTCGTCGTCGCCGTGCGAGAGACCGGCCTCGTGCTCGTCGAGCGCGAGCGGGTCGAAGCCGTAGGCCTGGATCCCGAGGGGGCGGAGGAGCGCGCTCTCCGTCCATGACGTCAAGAGCGTGGGGACGACGGGGACGCCCGCGGCCCGCCGCGCGGCGACCCGTTCGATCGCGCGGAAGAGGTCGGTGTCGGTCCGCGACGACGACGTCGCGACGACCGGCTGCAGCGGCTCGATCGTGATCGATGCGTCGGCGACCACCTGACGAATCTCCTCGATGAAGGAATGCGGGTCCTCGCCGGGAAGGAGCCGGCAGTCGAGGTGGGCGAACGCCTCCGACGGGATGACGTTCGTCTGCGGGCCGCCCTGGAGGACGGTGATCGCGATCGTGTTGCGGACGCGCGCCGCGCGCTCGCCGTCGGCGAGGAACGCCTGACGAAACGCCGCGTCGGACTCGAGTGACGCTTGGAGGTGCGCCAGCTTCTGCGGCGCGAGCCCCGGGTACGAGCCCTGGAGCGCCGAGAAGAAGCGTTGCACGGCGGCGGACACGTTGAACGGCGTCTCGTGGCGCGCGATGCGGTCGAGCGCGGCCGTGAGGTGCGTGACGGCGGTGCCCTCCTGCGGCGGGGTGGAGGCGTGGCCGGCCTGGCCGTGCGCGGTGAGCTTGAGCCAGAGGACCGCCTTCTCGGCGACGTCGACGTTCCACGAGCGTACGCGTCCGCCCTTCGTGTCGATGACGTCCCCTTCGGTGAGCGACAGCTCGGCATCCTTGAAGAGGTCCGGGCGCTTCGCGATCAGCGCCTGCATGCCGGTCGTCTCGACCTCCTCGTCGGCGGTGCCGACGAGGATGAGGTCGCGCGCGAGCGGGACGGCCTCG contains:
- a CDS encoding M20/M25/M40 family metallo-hydrolase, translating into MRRALAVLAALAAAGLAHAQAFDPLPVLRDYLKIDTSNPPGNEAAAAAFLKTILDREGIPSEIVEVAPGRADLVARLPGTGAKKALILSHHMDVVHADRAKWTADPFGAEIRDGWLYGRGSLDMKTSGILHLAALVRLKREAVPLARDLILVGTADEEVETTGMQALIAKRPDLFKDAELSLTEGDVIDTKGGRVRSWNVDVAEKAVLWLKLTAHGQAGHASTPPQEGTAVTHLTAALDRIARHETPFNVSAAVQRFFSALQGSYPGLAPQKLAHLQASLESDAAFRQAFLADGERAARVRNTIAITVLQGGPQTNVIPSEAFAHLDCRLLPGEDPHSFIEEIRQVVADASITIEPLQPVVATSSSRTDTDLFRAIERVAARRAAGVPVVPTLLTSWTESALLRPLGIQAYGFDPLALDEHEAGLSHGDDERVSLDNVRDGAEILYEIVKEAAK
- a CDS encoding DUF1801 domain-containing protein; the encoded protein is MKSKTIDEYLADVEPEKRRALGALRKTIKKLYPGVEECISYGIPAFRLNGKLLVWFGAGAHHCALYPGGVVETMNDELRGYETSKGTVRFPPGKPLPAVLVKKLIDARLARGGVRKKATGRARASSRGGRR
- a CDS encoding NAD(P)-binding domain-containing protein; protein product: MHTVGVIGSASVGQTLAAGFKKHGYEVRIGSRDPSKLAEFSAKSEIPAGTFGEVAAWADTIVLAVKGSVAESALGEAGAAALAGKVVIDTTNPIAEGPPVDGVLQYFTGPNESLMERLQAAHPKARFVKAFNSVGNGRMVNPSYRGGKPTMFYCGNDDAAKADVKTVLEQFGWEPADMGRAAAARAIEPLCQLWCIPAFLRGSRTHAFKVLWE
- a CDS encoding GNAT family N-acetyltransferase; amino-acid sequence: MPTTIDAERPDTDDAKALIVELDAHLDVLYPKESRHGYSVDKLLKQNVAFFVVRHDGTPAACGGIELVGSEYGEVKRMYVRPAYRGLGLGKLVLERLGEHAVSRGIALLRLETGIHQRAAIRLYEGAGFTEIGPFPPYVPDPLSRFYEKRIDA